One part of the Arabidopsis thaliana chromosome 1 sequence genome encodes these proteins:
- the PBE1 gene encoding 20S proteasome beta subunit E1: protein MKLDTSGFETSMPMIGFGSSSDMLDELSSVPSFDLPRTKEFDGFQKKAKDMLKHAKGTTTLAFIFKGGVMVAADSRASMGGYISVSSLKNSSKNMHPFDIVDFGRNTTSQSVKKIIEINPYMLGTMAGGAADCQFWHRNLGIKCRLHELANKRRISVSGASKLLANMLYSYRGMGLSVGTMIAGWDETGPGLYYVDNEGGRLKGDRFSVGSGSPYAYGVLDSGYKYDMSVEEASELARRSIYHATFRDGASGGVASVYHVGPEGWTKLSGDDVGELHYHYYPVAPATAEQVMEEATAE, encoded by the exons ATGAAGCTTGATACTAGTGGGTTCGAGACTTCCATGCCTATGATTGGATTTGGCTCGAGCAGTGATATGCTTGATGAGCTTTCTTCTGTACCCTCGTTTGATCTACCCCGTACTAAAGAG TTTGATGGATTTCAGAAAAAAGCTAAAGACATGTTGAAGCATGCAAAAGGAACAACCACTCTCGCTTTTATCTTCAAAGGTGGTGTTATGGTCGCTGCTGATTCTCGGGCTAGCATGGGAGGATATATCT CTGTGAGCTCTCTTAAGAATTCCTCCAAAAATATGCATCCTTTCGATATAGTTGACTTTGGTAGAAACACTA CCTCACAATCTGTGAAGAAGATTATTGAAATCAATCCTTATATGCTCGGTACAATGGCTGGAGGAGCTGCTGATTGCCAATTCTGGCACAGAAATCTTGGAATTAAG TGCCGTCTACATGAGCTGGCAAACAAGAGGAGAATCTCTGTTTCCGGAGCTTCGAAACTTCTTGCCAACATGCTCTATTCATACCGTGGAATGGGACTTTCTGTTGGTACAATGATTGCTGGATGGGACGAAACT GGTCCCGGACTATACTATGTCGACAACGAAGGAGGACGGCTCAAGGGAGACAGGTTTTCAGTCGGTTCTGGTTCACCATATGCTTACGGTGTGCTGGACAGCGG GTACAAATATGATATGTCAGTTGAAGAAGCTTCCGAGTTAGCAAGGAGATCAATCTACCATGCGACATTCCGTGATGGAGCCAGTGGTGGAGTTGCTAGCG TGTACCACGTTGGTCCCGAAGGATGGACGAAACTATCAGGAGATGATGTTGGGGAGCTACACTACCATTACTACCCCGTGGCACCAGCTACCGCAGAACAAGTCATGGAGGAAGCAACAGCCGAATAA
- the PBE1 gene encoding 20S proteasome beta subunit E1 (20S proteasome beta subunit E1 (PBE1); FUNCTIONS IN: peptidase activity, endopeptidase activity, threonine-type endopeptidase activity; INVOLVED IN: response to cadmium ion, ubiquitin-dependent protein catabolic process; LOCATED IN: proteasome core complex, proteasome complex; EXPRESSED IN: guard cell, cultured cell, pollen tube, leaf; EXPRESSED DURING: seed development stages; CONTAINS InterPro DOMAIN/s: Proteasome, beta-type subunit, conserved site (InterPro:IPR016050), Peptidase T1A, proteasome beta-subunit (InterPro:IPR000243), Proteasome, subunit alpha/beta (InterPro:IPR001353); BEST Arabidopsis thaliana protein match is: N-terminal nucleophile aminohydrolases (Ntn hydrolases) superfamily protein (TAIR:AT3G26340.1); Has 6463 Blast hits to 6458 proteins in 614 species: Archae - 814; Bacteria - 515; Metazoa - 2076; Fungi - 1348; Plants - 839; Viruses - 0; Other Eukaryotes - 871 (source: NCBI BLink).): protein MKLDTSGFETSMPMIGFGSSSDMLDELSSVPSFDLPRTKEFDGFQKKAKDMLKHAKGTTTLAFIFKGGVMVAADSRASMGGYISSQSVKKIIEINPYMLGTMAGGAADCQFWHRNLGIKCRLHELANKRRISVSGASKLLANMLYSYRGMGLSVGTMIAGWDETGPGLYYVDNEGGRLKGDRFSVGSGSPYAYGVLDSGYKYDMSVEEASELARRSIYHATFRDGASGGVASVYHVGPEGWTKLSGDDVGELHYHYYPVAPATAEQVMEEATAE, encoded by the exons ATGAAGCTTGATACTAGTGGGTTCGAGACTTCCATGCCTATGATTGGATTTGGCTCGAGCAGTGATATGCTTGATGAGCTTTCTTCTGTACCCTCGTTTGATCTACCCCGTACTAAAGAG TTTGATGGATTTCAGAAAAAAGCTAAAGACATGTTGAAGCATGCAAAAGGAACAACCACTCTCGCTTTTATCTTCAAAGGTGGTGTTATGGTCGCTGCTGATTCTCGGGCTAGCATGGGAGGATATATCT CCTCACAATCTGTGAAGAAGATTATTGAAATCAATCCTTATATGCTCGGTACAATGGCTGGAGGAGCTGCTGATTGCCAATTCTGGCACAGAAATCTTGGAATTAAG TGCCGTCTACATGAGCTGGCAAACAAGAGGAGAATCTCTGTTTCCGGAGCTTCGAAACTTCTTGCCAACATGCTCTATTCATACCGTGGAATGGGACTTTCTGTTGGTACAATGATTGCTGGATGGGACGAAACT GGTCCCGGACTATACTATGTCGACAACGAAGGAGGACGGCTCAAGGGAGACAGGTTTTCAGTCGGTTCTGGTTCACCATATGCTTACGGTGTGCTGGACAGCGG GTACAAATATGATATGTCAGTTGAAGAAGCTTCCGAGTTAGCAAGGAGATCAATCTACCATGCGACATTCCGTGATGGAGCCAGTGGTGGAGTTGCTAGCG TGTACCACGTTGGTCCCGAAGGATGGACGAAACTATCAGGAGATGATGTTGGGGAGCTACACTACCATTACTACCCCGTGGCACCAGCTACCGCAGAACAAGTCATGGAGGAAGCAACAGCCGAATAA
- a CDS encoding proline-rich receptor-like kinase (unknown protein; FUNCTIONS IN: molecular_function unknown; INVOLVED IN: biological_process unknown; LOCATED IN: endomembrane system; EXPRESSED IN: 14 plant structures; EXPRESSED DURING: 9 growth stages; BEST Arabidopsis thaliana protein match is: unknown protein (TAIR:AT3G26350.1); Has 260 Blast hits to 259 proteins in 20 species: Archae - 0; Bacteria - 0; Metazoa - 0; Fungi - 0; Plants - 260; Viruses - 0; Other Eukaryotes - 0 (source: NCBI BLink).), with protein sequence MTLPATICCAILLIVLILSGLILLLVYLANRPRSPYFDISAATLNTANLDMGYVLNGDLAVVVNFTNPSKKSSVDFSYVMFELYFYNTLIATEHIEPFIVPKGMSMFTSFHLVSSQVQIQMIQSQDLQLQLGTGPVLLNLRGTFHARSNLGSLMRYSYWLHTQCSISLNTPPAGTMRARRCNTKR encoded by the coding sequence ATGACATTGCCAGCCACAATCTGCTGTGCAATTCTCCTGATCGTCCTAATTTTATCAGGTCTCATTCTCCTCTTAGTCTACCTCGCCAACCGTCCACGCTCACCATACTTCGACATCTCAGCAGCAACCCTAAACACCGCCAATCTGGACATGGGATATGTTCTAAATGGAGATCTCGCGGTTGTGGTAAACTTCACAAATCCAAGCAAGAAAAGCAGTGTGGACTTCAGCTACGTGATGTTCGAGCTCTACTTCTACAACACACTCATAGCGACTGAACACATCGAGCCATTCATTGTACCAAAGGGAATGTCAATGTTCACAAGCTTCCATCTCGTCAGCAGTCAGGTACAAATTCAGATGATTCAGAGTCAGGACTTGCAGCTGCAGCTCGGAACTGGTCCAGTGTTGTTGAATTTGAGAGGAACGTTTCACGCTCGCTCGAACCTTGGGTCGTTGATGAGATACTCTTATTGGTTGCACACACAGTGCAGCATCTCTTTAAATACCCCTCCTGCAGGGACCATGCGAGCAAGAAGATGCAATACAAAACGCTAG
- a CDS encoding proline-rich receptor-like kinase (unknown protein; BEST Arabidopsis thaliana protein match is: unknown protein (TAIR:AT3G26350.1); Has 538 Blast hits to 510 proteins in 88 species: Archae - 0; Bacteria - 23; Metazoa - 81; Fungi - 36; Plants - 361; Viruses - 8; Other Eukaryotes - 29 (source: NCBI BLink).) codes for MSHHHYETNPHFVQFSLQDQHQGGPSSSWNSPHHHQIPQAHSVAPPRVKIKTRGRHQTEPPETIHESPSSRPLPLRPEEPLPPRHNPNSARPLQLSPEEQRPPHRGYGSEPTPWRRAPTRPAYQQGPKRTKPMTLPATICCAILLIVLILSGLILLLVYLANRPRSPYFDISAATLNTANLDMGYVLNGDLAVVVNFTNPSKKSSVDFSYVMFELYFYNTLIATEHIEPFIVPKGMSMFTSFHLVSSQVQIQMIQSQDLQLQLGTGPVLLNLRGTFHARSNLGSLMRYSYWLHTQCSISLNTPPAGTMRARRCNTKR; via the coding sequence ATGTCTCACCACCACTATGAAACCAACCCTCATTTCGTTCAATTTTCCTTGCAGGATCAACATCAAGGTGGTCCTTCTAGCTCATGGAACTCTCCGCACCATCACCAGATCCCACAGGCTCACTCAGTTGCTCCACCCAGGGTGAAAATAAAGACTCGGGGACGCCACCAGACTGAGCCACCTGAAACAATCCATGAATCGCCTTCCTCAAGACCCTTGCCACTGAGACCGGAGGAACCATTACCACCACGCCATAATCCAAACTCTGCCAGGCCATTGCAATTGAGCCCTGAGGAGCAACGACCTCCACACCGTGGCTATGGATCTGAACCAACTCCATGGAGAAGAGCTCCAACACGACCAGCTTATCAGCAAGGCCCAAAGAGGACCAAACCCATGACATTGCCAGCCACAATCTGCTGTGCAATTCTCCTGATCGTCCTAATTTTATCAGGTCTCATTCTCCTCTTAGTCTACCTCGCCAACCGTCCACGCTCACCATACTTCGACATCTCAGCAGCAACCCTAAACACCGCCAATCTGGACATGGGATATGTTCTAAATGGAGATCTCGCGGTTGTGGTAAACTTCACAAATCCAAGCAAGAAAAGCAGTGTGGACTTCAGCTACGTGATGTTCGAGCTCTACTTCTACAACACACTCATAGCGACTGAACACATCGAGCCATTCATTGTACCAAAGGGAATGTCAATGTTCACAAGCTTCCATCTCGTCAGCAGTCAGGTACAAATTCAGATGATTCAGAGTCAGGACTTGCAGCTGCAGCTCGGAACTGGTCCAGTGTTGTTGAATTTGAGAGGAACGTTTCACGCTCGCTCGAACCTTGGGTCGTTGATGAGATACTCTTATTGGTTGCACACACAGTGCAGCATCTCTTTAAATACCCCTCCTGCAGGGACCATGCGAGCAAGAAGATGCAATACAAAACGCTAG